Proteins encoded in a region of the Vibrio sp. CB1-14 genome:
- a CDS encoding AI-2E family transporter yields the protein MLDMVRRWYKRRFSDPDAVSLVVILLFGFITIYFFGNLIAPLLVAIVLAYLLEWPVSQLRKLGLPRTVAVITVILAFIGLMLMAIFGLVPTIWNQIGNLLNDIPNMYSGLQQFVASIPERYPDLAEVHIVETIFSNVKDKVLLLGENVVKGSVASLVSLAALAVYLILVPLLVFFLLKDKDEMVDMASGVLPRNRRLANKVWIEMNQQISNYIRGKVLEILIVGTVSYITFAILDLRYAVLLAVLVGFSVLIPYIGAAAVTVPVAIVGLFQWGLTPQFYWLLVAYGIIQALDGNVLVPILFSEAVNLHPVAIIVAVLVFGGLWGFWGVFFAIPLATLVKAVWNALPSHDDPIQPAT from the coding sequence ATGCTAGACATGGTTCGTCGTTGGTACAAACGACGTTTTTCAGATCCAGATGCGGTAAGTCTGGTGGTTATTTTGCTATTTGGTTTTATCACCATTTACTTCTTTGGCAACTTGATTGCCCCACTGCTTGTTGCGATTGTTCTGGCCTACTTACTCGAATGGCCGGTAAGTCAGCTAAGAAAGCTCGGGTTACCGCGTACGGTTGCTGTCATAACCGTGATTCTAGCGTTTATTGGTTTGATGCTGATGGCTATCTTTGGTTTGGTACCGACCATATGGAATCAGATCGGTAACCTTCTCAATGATATTCCCAACATGTACAGCGGTTTACAGCAGTTTGTGGCGTCTATTCCAGAACGCTACCCAGACCTTGCTGAAGTGCATATCGTCGAGACTATTTTTAGTAACGTTAAAGATAAAGTCTTGCTGCTTGGTGAGAACGTAGTTAAAGGTTCAGTGGCGTCTTTAGTGAGTTTAGCTGCGCTTGCCGTGTATTTGATTCTGGTACCGCTGTTGGTATTTTTCTTATTGAAAGACAAAGACGAGATGGTGGATATGGCGAGCGGCGTGCTACCAAGAAACCGCCGCTTAGCCAACAAAGTATGGATTGAGATGAACCAACAAATCTCTAATTATATTCGCGGTAAAGTGCTGGAAATCCTCATTGTAGGTACAGTCAGTTACATCACCTTTGCGATTCTAGATTTGCGCTATGCGGTACTGCTTGCTGTCCTTGTCGGCTTCTCTGTACTTATTCCTTACATTGGCGCTGCAGCTGTCACTGTGCCTGTGGCGATCGTTGGTTTGTTCCAATGGGGGTTAACACCACAATTCTACTGGCTGCTGGTGGCTTATGGCATCATTCAGGCGCTGGATGGAAACGTATTGGTGCCGATCTTGTTCTCTGAGGCGGTAAACCTTCACCCTGTGGCGATCATCGTTGCCGTATTGGTGTTTGGAGGCCTATGGGGCTTTTGGGGCGTGTTCTTTGCGATACCGTTGGCGACGCTTGTGAAAGCGGTATGGAATGCACTGCCAAGCCATGATGACCCAATACAGCCCGCGACATAG
- a CDS encoding sulfurtransferase TusA family protein — translation MTSENKLMTHIELDLEQERCPMSLLLVKRAYKALGFNQTLKVRIVDSQSVRDCSNYLLRHKADVQCQQQGEVTVMTIVNKKDSEC, via the coding sequence ATGACGAGTGAAAACAAGCTGATGACGCACATTGAACTCGATTTAGAGCAAGAGCGTTGTCCTATGTCGTTGCTTTTGGTGAAGCGAGCTTATAAAGCACTCGGCTTCAACCAGACACTAAAGGTTCGAATCGTAGACAGTCAGTCCGTTCGTGATTGCAGCAATTATCTGCTCAGGCATAAAGCTGACGTGCAGTGCCAGCAGCAGGGTGAGGTTACCGTAATGACGATAGTTAATAAGAAGGATAGCGAATGCTAG
- a CDS encoding M48 family metallopeptidase, whose product MLKRTRSLLCLCIAATLSTPQVSYAEMDLPDIGTAAGATLTIDQELIYGDAYMRMIRASSPIINDPVLNEYIDSVGHRLVSSANDVKTPFTFFMIRDRNINAFAFFGGYVALHSGLFLHAHSESELASVMAHEIAHVTQRHLARRMEDEARRSPATVAALVGSLLLAIAAPQAGMAALTATTAGSMQASINYTRSNEKEADRFGIATLARAQFDVNDMPRFFGRLADEYRYASKPPPMLLTHPLPEDRITDTRERAQAYPPLRVQPSISYHLARARIVARHAGIKSDAAMDWFKRTARKAPPKIQNSFEYGKALVYLDTNQLDKAEAILDKLLEHDPNNNFYLDAASDLYIAKKQPEKSVKLMESSLKVKPNNAVITINYANALLESDKTDEAIKVLQRFTHDRPKDTNGWHLLSEANIKLGNSAEDLAARAELMALNAQWDKSIQFYSQASQLAELGSLKQARYDARIDQLLVARDRFMALQ is encoded by the coding sequence ATGTTGAAACGTACCCGCTCGTTGCTTTGCTTATGTATTGCAGCCACATTATCTACTCCCCAAGTGTCGTACGCCGAAATGGATCTGCCCGATATCGGCACGGCTGCGGGTGCAACCCTAACCATAGATCAAGAGCTTATCTATGGCGATGCCTACATGCGTATGATTCGTGCCAGCTCACCCATCATTAACGACCCTGTGCTCAACGAATACATAGACTCGGTTGGACATCGCTTAGTCTCCAGCGCTAACGATGTGAAAACGCCGTTCACTTTCTTTATGATCCGCGATCGAAACATCAACGCATTTGCCTTCTTTGGCGGATATGTTGCGCTTCATTCAGGCTTATTTCTGCATGCTCACTCAGAAAGTGAGCTTGCCTCTGTTATGGCGCACGAAATTGCCCACGTGACCCAGCGTCACCTGGCACGCAGAATGGAAGACGAAGCACGCCGCTCTCCGGCAACGGTTGCCGCGCTAGTAGGTTCACTACTGCTCGCTATCGCTGCCCCTCAAGCAGGCATGGCGGCGCTAACGGCAACAACCGCAGGCTCAATGCAGGCTTCTATCAACTACACCCGTAGTAACGAAAAAGAAGCAGACCGTTTTGGCATTGCCACCTTGGCGCGCGCTCAATTCGATGTGAATGACATGCCTCGCTTTTTCGGCCGCCTCGCCGATGAATATCGATACGCCAGTAAGCCACCACCAATGTTGCTGACTCACCCATTGCCAGAAGATCGTATTACCGATACCCGTGAACGTGCTCAGGCTTACCCACCGCTGCGTGTACAGCCATCAATCAGTTACCACTTGGCTAGAGCACGCATTGTTGCTCGCCATGCGGGCATCAAATCCGATGCGGCAATGGATTGGTTTAAGCGTACCGCCAGAAAGGCACCACCGAAAATTCAGAACTCGTTTGAGTATGGTAAGGCGTTGGTCTATCTCGACACGAACCAGCTAGACAAAGCCGAAGCAATACTCGATAAATTGCTCGAACATGATCCGAACAACAACTTCTATCTTGATGCAGCATCAGATCTTTACATCGCGAAAAAGCAGCCTGAAAAATCAGTCAAACTGATGGAAAGCTCACTCAAGGTCAAACCGAATAATGCGGTTATCACTATCAACTATGCCAATGCGCTGCTTGAAAGTGACAAAACGGATGAGGCTATCAAGGTATTGCAGCGCTTTACCCACGATAGGCCAAAAGACACCAACGGCTGGCACTTGCTATCTGAGGCCAATATTAAACTGGGTAACAGTGCAGAAGACTTGGCAGCACGCGCTGAACTTATGGCGTTAAACGCTCAGTGGGATAAGTCGATTCAGTTCTACTCGCAGGCCAGCCAACTCGCCGAACTCGGAAGTTTAAAACAAGCTCGCTATGACGCACGAATAGACCAACTATTGGTCGCCCGTGACCGTTTCATGGCACTACAATAA
- the arsC gene encoding arsenate reductase (glutaredoxin) (This arsenate reductase requires both glutathione and glutaredoxin to convert arsenate to arsenite, after which the efflux transporter formed by ArsA and ArsB can extrude the arsenite from the cell, providing resistance.) produces the protein MSVTIFHNPRCSKSRQTLSLLEEKGIEPEVVKYLDTPPTVEKLKEIFEQLELESVRAMMRTKEDIYKQLNLADPSLTDDQLFQAMFENPKLIERPIVVTNGKAKHGRPPEQVLEIL, from the coding sequence ATGTCAGTCACCATTTTTCATAACCCACGTTGCTCAAAAAGCCGTCAAACACTATCGCTATTAGAAGAAAAAGGCATTGAGCCAGAGGTTGTGAAGTATCTAGACACACCGCCAACGGTTGAAAAGCTAAAAGAGATCTTTGAACAGCTTGAATTAGAAAGCGTGCGTGCGATGATGCGTACCAAAGAAGATATCTACAAGCAGCTCAACCTCGCTGACCCAAGCTTGACCGATGACCAACTATTCCAAGCGATGTTTGAGAACCCTAAGCTTATCGAGCGCCCAATCGTCGTGACTAACGGCAAAGCCAAACACGGCCGCCCACCAGAGCAAGTGCTTGAGATCCTATAA
- the wrbA gene encoding NAD(P)H:quinone oxidoreductase: protein MSCQILVLYYSRHGSTQRLARAIARGIESIEGCEALLRTVPELEGERESQTDAIATLAELKACDGLAMGSPVWFGNMAAPLKHFWDQTTSLWLSGSLIDKPACVFTSSSSMHGGQESTAMSMMLPLLHHGMMLMGIPYSEPKLHSTTTGGTPYGASHVANNGVQLSEEEYTLATALGQRLASTASKLKNAN, encoded by the coding sequence ATGTCTTGCCAAATATTGGTGTTGTACTATAGCCGTCATGGGAGTACCCAACGGCTGGCTCGCGCCATAGCCCGCGGTATTGAGTCGATAGAGGGCTGCGAAGCGCTGCTGCGAACCGTGCCAGAGCTGGAAGGTGAGCGAGAATCACAAACCGATGCTATCGCTACTCTCGCCGAGTTAAAAGCTTGTGATGGGCTCGCGATGGGAAGCCCAGTTTGGTTTGGCAATATGGCAGCGCCATTAAAACATTTCTGGGATCAAACCACCTCGCTTTGGCTCAGCGGTAGTCTCATCGATAAGCCGGCTTGTGTGTTCACTTCATCATCATCGATGCATGGCGGACAAGAAAGCACGGCTATGAGTATGATGCTGCCGTTACTGCACCATGGCATGATGCTGATGGGGATTCCTTATAGTGAGCCAAAACTTCACTCGACCACCACTGGCGGCACCCCATACGGTGCTTCTCATGTAGCGAACAACGGTGTACAGCTGAGCGAAGAAGAGTACACGTTAGCGACGGCGCTTGGCCAACGATTGGCGTCCACCGCAAGCAAGCTAAAAAACGCTAACTAA
- a CDS encoding DUF2069 domain-containing protein: protein MSRNSPINTANMRAFALSANFALLFWVGLWHGYLSPHPHINPYALTVAWLIPLLLPLPGILAGKPYTHAWANFVLMLYFLHALTLLYADEGERWLALAELILTSFAFVGNTVYARLKGRDMGLKLPRLSSVEKKERERFGK from the coding sequence ATGAGCCGTAATTCCCCAATCAACACTGCAAACATGCGCGCCTTTGCCCTAAGTGCCAACTTTGCCCTGCTCTTTTGGGTAGGCTTATGGCACGGCTATTTGTCGCCGCACCCGCACATCAACCCGTACGCTTTAACTGTGGCCTGGTTGATCCCTTTGCTGCTACCTCTGCCAGGCATACTAGCGGGGAAACCTTATACCCACGCTTGGGCAAACTTTGTGTTGATGCTGTACTTTTTACATGCGCTGACTCTGCTATACGCCGATGAGGGCGAGCGATGGCTAGCTCTTGCGGAGCTAATTCTCACCAGTTTCGCCTTTGTAGGTAATACCGTTTATGCTCGCCTGAAAGGCCGAGACATGGGATTGAAGCTACCTAGGTTGTCATCGGTAGAAAAGAAAGAGCGAGAGCGCTTTGGAAAATAG
- a CDS encoding DUF2066 domain-containing protein, protein MRYLAWLLAAACALPAYALTKVDIYSTEVVVDAQQPNADELARQKGMLEVLIKASGDLNAASNPVVKKALGKSSQYITQLGYTQVDGEQAMRLSFNSQQINTLLTQADLPSWPVDRKNVMVWLVEDSGYDRTIVWEHSNSQAASQLKKEANRRGLPITFPIGDFDDITGIQTTDLWGGFVDPIAEATARYPVDAIAVIRLQGNNLRYTLYDQTPDKLGRNTLAPVTGSTSGELAMASAIDEISDYYASQNAATTLGESAGMVTVSFSRMSSADAFFTLERALGRLASTAKVDVAEVSGDVVTMRVSLLGSLEAFEEEVLKLGLVKKLEQAPVEVPVQAPVQDSEVLATEEANASEQGLAVEQSESAVAPVDTVTEEFVTEGVTEVGKPAQPELSFEWLY, encoded by the coding sequence ATGCGTTATTTAGCTTGGTTGTTGGCCGCCGCGTGTGCTTTGCCAGCGTATGCGTTGACAAAAGTCGATATCTATTCGACGGAAGTAGTGGTGGATGCCCAGCAGCCGAATGCCGATGAATTGGCACGCCAAAAAGGCATGTTAGAGGTGTTGATTAAGGCCAGTGGCGATCTCAATGCAGCGTCCAACCCGGTTGTCAAAAAGGCATTAGGTAAGAGCTCTCAATACATTACTCAGCTTGGTTACACTCAAGTGGATGGTGAGCAGGCGATGCGCTTGAGCTTCAATAGCCAGCAAATCAATACGCTACTGACGCAAGCTGATTTACCGTCATGGCCTGTTGATCGTAAGAATGTCATGGTATGGCTGGTGGAAGACAGTGGCTATGACCGCACAATCGTTTGGGAGCATAGTAACTCACAAGCCGCTAGCCAGCTGAAAAAAGAAGCGAATCGCCGCGGGTTGCCAATTACGTTCCCAATTGGTGACTTTGACGATATCACAGGGATCCAAACCACGGATCTTTGGGGTGGGTTTGTCGACCCTATTGCCGAGGCAACGGCGCGCTACCCGGTTGATGCTATTGCGGTGATTCGTCTGCAAGGCAATAATCTTCGCTACACCCTGTACGACCAAACGCCAGACAAATTAGGTAGAAATACACTAGCGCCAGTGACGGGTTCAACATCCGGTGAACTGGCTATGGCTAGCGCTATTGATGAGATTAGCGATTACTATGCCTCTCAAAATGCAGCGACGACGCTTGGAGAGAGTGCAGGCATGGTTACCGTGTCTTTCTCACGCATGAGTAGTGCAGATGCCTTTTTCACACTTGAGCGTGCTCTTGGCCGCTTAGCCTCAACAGCTAAAGTCGATGTAGCTGAAGTGAGTGGTGATGTTGTGACAATGCGTGTGTCTCTGCTTGGCTCACTAGAAGCGTTTGAAGAAGAAGTACTGAAATTGGGTTTGGTGAAAAAACTTGAGCAAGCACCAGTCGAGGTTCCAGTGCAAGCGCCCGTTCAAGACAGCGAAGTGCTAGCAACGGAAGAGGCAAACGCATCAGAACAAGGTTTGGCAGTTGAACAGAGTGAGAGTGCGGTAGCGCCAGTCGATACAGTGACCGAAGAATTTGTGACTGAAGGTGTGACCGAGGTGGGAAAGCCGGCGCAGCCTGAACTTAGCTTTGAGTGGCTGTATTAA
- a CDS encoding uracil-xanthine permease family protein, translating to MKTILQGSQMLFVAFGSLVLVPLLTGLDPNVALFGAGVGTLLFQLVTRRSVPIFLASSFAFIAPIMFGVQTWGIGATMGGLMAAGVVYVLMGALIKVKGVEIIHKLLPPVVVGPVIMVIGLGLAPVAVNMALGKTGDGAVQLIDGNAALWISAISLIVTVGVSVFAKGFLKLLPIVSGILAGYVTSLFYGVVDFTPVVEASWLSLPNFTAPEFNINAILFMLPVAIAPAVEHVGDMLAISNVTGKDYLKKPGLHRTIAGDGVATIAASLVGAPPNTTYSEVTGAVMLTKAFNPVIMTWAAVTAIVLALVGKLGAILQTIPVPVMGGIMILLFGSIATVGLNTLIKNNVDLHKSRNLVIVAITLVFGIGGMAFGIGDFSLQGVSLCGIVAIILNQILPHDLGENKVVDNAQMED from the coding sequence ATGAAAACGATCTTACAAGGCTCGCAAATGCTGTTTGTCGCATTTGGCTCCTTGGTACTCGTACCCCTTTTAACCGGTCTCGATCCTAACGTAGCACTATTTGGTGCAGGTGTCGGCACCTTACTGTTTCAATTAGTAACACGCCGCAGTGTGCCAATCTTCCTTGCCTCTTCGTTTGCTTTCATCGCGCCGATTATGTTTGGTGTGCAGACTTGGGGTATCGGTGCCACCATGGGAGGCCTAATGGCTGCGGGGGTCGTCTATGTCCTTATGGGGGCACTAATCAAAGTAAAAGGCGTGGAAATCATTCACAAGCTACTACCGCCAGTCGTTGTTGGCCCTGTAATCATGGTTATCGGTCTGGGTCTTGCCCCTGTCGCGGTAAACATGGCACTTGGTAAAACAGGTGATGGTGCCGTTCAGCTTATCGATGGCAACGCAGCACTGTGGATCTCTGCAATCTCTCTTATTGTGACCGTTGGTGTCAGCGTGTTCGCAAAAGGCTTCCTTAAACTTTTACCTATCGTAAGTGGTATTTTGGCAGGTTACGTAACGAGCCTCTTCTATGGTGTGGTTGATTTCACTCCTGTTGTTGAAGCATCTTGGCTATCGCTACCTAACTTCACTGCGCCAGAATTTAACATCAACGCGATTTTGTTCATGCTGCCAGTTGCCATCGCTCCAGCGGTTGAACACGTGGGTGATATGCTAGCTATTTCAAACGTAACCGGTAAAGACTACCTGAAGAAACCAGGTCTTCACCGCACAATTGCAGGTGACGGCGTGGCTACGATTGCAGCATCTTTGGTCGGTGCGCCGCCAAATACGACTTACAGTGAAGTAACAGGTGCTGTAATGCTGACTAAAGCATTTAACCCGGTAATCATGACATGGGCTGCTGTCACCGCTATCGTGCTTGCACTAGTTGGTAAGCTTGGTGCGATTCTACAAACCATTCCTGTTCCAGTGATGGGCGGCATCATGATTTTGCTATTCGGTTCTATCGCAACTGTTGGTCTGAATACACTAATCAAAAACAATGTGGATCTGCATAAATCACGCAACCTAGTGATCGTTGCGATTACCTTGGTATTTGGTATCGGTGGTATGGCATTTGGTATTGGTGACTTCAGCCTTCAAGGCGTGAGTCTGTGTGGTATTGTTGCGATTATCCTCAACCAGATCCTGCCTCACGATCTTGGTGAGAACAAGGTTGTCGATAACGCTCAAATGGAAGACTAA
- the upp gene encoding uracil phosphoribosyltransferase: MKVVEVKHPLVKHKLGLMREGDISTKRFRELATEVGSLLTYEATADFETEKVTIEGWNGPVEVDQIKGKKVTVVPILRAGLGMMDGVLEHMPSARISVVGIYRDEETLEPVPYFNKLASNIDERIALVVDPMLATGGSMIATIDLLKEKGCKHIKVLVLVAAPEGIEALEKAHPDVELYTAAIDECLNDKGYIVPGLGDAGDKIFGTL, from the coding sequence ATGAAAGTTGTTGAAGTTAAACACCCCCTAGTAAAACACAAGCTTGGTTTGATGCGTGAAGGGGACATTAGCACCAAGCGTTTCCGCGAGCTTGCGACGGAAGTGGGTAGCTTGTTAACGTACGAAGCGACAGCAGACTTTGAAACTGAGAAAGTAACGATTGAAGGTTGGAACGGCCCAGTTGAAGTTGACCAAATCAAAGGCAAGAAAGTGACCGTAGTGCCAATCCTGCGTGCAGGCCTTGGTATGATGGACGGCGTTCTTGAGCACATGCCTAGCGCACGTATTAGTGTGGTTGGTATCTATCGTGATGAAGAAACACTTGAGCCAGTGCCATACTTTAACAAGCTAGCATCAAACATTGACGAGCGTATCGCTCTTGTTGTTGACCCAATGCTAGCAACGGGTGGTTCAATGATCGCGACTATCGACCTTCTAAAAGAGAAAGGCTGTAAGCACATTAAAGTTCTAGTATTGGTTGCTGCACCAGAAGGTATCGAAGCACTAGAAAAAGCACATCCTGATGTTGAGCTATACACAGCCGCTATCGATGAATGCCTAAACGACAAGGGCTACATCGTACCTGGTCTAGGTGATGCGGGTGACAAGATCTTCGGTACGCTATAA
- the purM gene encoding phosphoribosylformylglycinamidine cyclo-ligase — MSGNNTSLSYKDAGVDIDAGNALVDRIKGAVKRTRRPEVMGGIGGFGALCELPTKYKHPVLVSGTDGVGTKLRLALDMNKHDTIGIDLVAMCVNDLIVQGAEPLFFLDYYATGKLDVDTAADVVSGIAEGCIQAGCSLIGGETAEMPGMYEGEDYDVAGFCVGVVEKEDVIDGTKVAAGDALIAVGSSGPHSNGYSLIRKILEVSGADKNEKLGERTIGEHLLEPTKIYIKSALKMIAEHDIHAISHITGGGFWENIPRVLPEGTKAVIDGTSWEWPAIFNWLQEKGNVDTFEMYRTFNCGVGLVVALPKAQADAAVELLKAEGENAWVIGEIATAEAGEEQVEIN, encoded by the coding sequence GTGAGCGGAAACAACACTTCCCTAAGCTATAAAGACGCTGGTGTAGATATTGATGCAGGTAACGCATTAGTTGACCGTATTAAAGGCGCGGTTAAGCGCACTCGTCGCCCTGAAGTAATGGGAGGCATCGGTGGATTTGGTGCTTTATGTGAGTTGCCAACAAAATACAAACACCCGGTATTGGTATCTGGTACTGACGGTGTAGGTACTAAACTGCGCCTAGCCCTAGACATGAACAAGCACGACACCATCGGTATCGACCTGGTTGCTATGTGTGTGAACGACCTGATTGTTCAAGGTGCTGAGCCGCTATTCTTCCTCGACTACTATGCAACGGGCAAGCTTGACGTTGATACTGCAGCTGACGTGGTATCCGGTATTGCCGAAGGCTGTATCCAAGCAGGCTGTTCACTCATTGGTGGTGAAACTGCAGAAATGCCAGGCATGTATGAAGGTGAAGACTACGACGTTGCAGGTTTCTGTGTAGGTGTCGTTGAAAAAGAAGACGTCATCGACGGTACAAAAGTCGCTGCTGGTGATGCACTTATTGCCGTGGGTTCAAGCGGCCCACACTCAAATGGCTACTCGCTTATCCGTAAGATCCTAGAAGTATCTGGCGCAGATAAAAACGAGAAACTAGGTGAGCGCACTATCGGTGAGCACCTACTAGAGCCAACTAAAATTTATATCAAATCAGCTCTTAAGATGATCGCTGAACACGATATCCATGCCATTTCTCACATTACTGGCGGCGGTTTCTGGGAAAACATCCCACGCGTACTGCCAGAAGGCACTAAAGCTGTTATCGACGGTACTAGCTGGGAATGGCCTGCTATCTTCAACTGGCTACAAGAGAAAGGCAACGTTGATACGTTCGAAATGTACCGCACTTTCAACTGTGGTGTAGGTCTTGTTGTTGCTCTTCCTAAAGCACAAGCAGATGCAGCGGTTGAACTTCTAAAAGCAGAAGGCGAGAACGCATGGGTTATTGGTGAGATCGCAACTGCAGAAGCTGGTGAAGAGCAAGTAGAGATCAATTAA
- the purN gene encoding phosphoribosylglycinamide formyltransferase, with protein sequence MKNIVVLVSGNGTNLQAIIDACESTISNAKVRAVFSNKESAFALERARNAGAEAEFLDPKLSETREAFDAELMRRIDVHNPDLLVLAGYMRILSGEFVRHYMGRMINIHPSLLPKYPGLNTHQRAIDNCDEHHGTSIHFVTEKLDGGPIVLQAKVPVFDDDTVETLEQRVQSQEHKIYPLVVKWFVEDRLVMDGSRALLDGVALGPQGYADK encoded by the coding sequence ATGAAGAATATCGTTGTTTTAGTTTCAGGTAATGGAACCAACTTACAGGCCATTATTGATGCCTGTGAGTCGACTATCTCGAATGCGAAAGTGCGTGCTGTTTTTTCTAACAAAGAATCGGCATTTGCACTGGAACGTGCGCGTAATGCTGGCGCCGAGGCGGAATTTCTCGACCCTAAGCTAAGCGAAACACGAGAAGCATTTGATGCTGAATTGATGCGTCGAATCGATGTGCACAATCCTGATCTATTAGTACTAGCGGGCTATATGCGTATTCTTAGTGGTGAGTTTGTTCGTCACTATATGGGTCGAATGATTAACATTCACCCATCATTATTGCCTAAGTATCCAGGTTTGAATACGCATCAACGTGCGATCGATAACTGCGATGAACACCACGGCACCAGTATCCACTTCGTTACAGAAAAGCTGGATGGTGGGCCGATTGTTCTGCAGGCGAAGGTCCCTGTGTTCGATGACGATACGGTTGAAACACTAGAGCAACGAGTTCAAAGCCAAGAGCATAAGATTTACCCATTGGTAGTGAAATGGTTTGTCGAAGATCGCTTGGTCATGGATGGAAGTAGAGCCCTATTAGATGGTGTCGCTCTTGGGCCACAAGGCTATGCAGACAAATAG
- a CDS encoding class II glutamine amidotransferase gives MCELLGMSANVPTDICFSFTGLIQRGGNTGPHKDGWGITFYEGKGFRTFKDPQPSCDSKIAELVQSYPIKSRSVVSHIRQANRGQVNLENTHPFTRELWGRYWTFAHNGQLTDYQKLNTGHFRPVGETDSELSFCWLLQKLELRFPEPPQDMEAMFAYVAECCDELRELGVYNMLLSDGEYVMTYCTNHLYWITRKAPFGKATLLDEDVTINFQEETTPNDVVSVVATQPLTGNETWHRMKPGEYNLFHFGERVGGNVDKLVDVEFAEAKPKSQAPIEPL, from the coding sequence ATGTGTGAATTGCTTGGCATGAGCGCCAATGTGCCAACAGATATTTGTTTTAGCTTTACCGGTCTAATTCAACGGGGCGGTAATACTGGCCCTCACAAAGATGGTTGGGGGATCACCTTCTATGAAGGGAAAGGTTTTCGCACCTTTAAAGATCCGCAGCCAAGCTGCGATTCGAAGATAGCTGAGCTGGTACAAAGCTATCCGATTAAAAGTCGATCTGTGGTGAGTCATATCCGACAAGCCAACCGTGGCCAAGTGAATTTGGAAAACACCCACCCGTTTACTCGAGAGTTGTGGGGGCGTTATTGGACCTTTGCTCACAACGGTCAGTTAACGGATTACCAGAAACTTAATACGGGGCATTTTCGACCCGTGGGTGAAACGGACAGCGAGCTCTCGTTTTGTTGGTTGCTTCAAAAGCTAGAACTGCGCTTTCCAGAGCCACCGCAAGATATGGAGGCAATGTTCGCCTACGTAGCAGAATGTTGCGACGAGCTAAGGGAGCTTGGTGTCTATAACATGCTGCTGAGTGATGGTGAATACGTCATGACTTATTGCACCAATCACCTTTATTGGATTACGCGAAAAGCACCGTTTGGTAAAGCAACTTTATTGGATGAAGATGTCACGATTAACTTTCAAGAAGAGACGACCCCGAATGATGTTGTTTCGGTCGTGGCAACTCAGCCGTTAACAGGTAATGAAACGTGGCATCGAATGAAGCCAGGAGAATATAACCTGTTCCACTTTGGTGAGCGTGTTGGTGGTAATGTGGATAAGCTTGTAGACGTAGAATTTGCAGAAGCTAAGCCCAAAAGCCAAGCACCTATAGAGCCGTTGTAG
- the lpcA gene encoding D-sedoheptulose 7-phosphate isomerase yields the protein MYQDLIRNELTEAAEVLNKFLSDDHNIAQIEAAAKMIADSFKQEGKVLSCGNGGSHCDAMHFAEELTGRYRENRPGYAGIAISDPSHLSCVSNDFGYDFVFSRYVEAVGRRGDVLFGLSTSGNSGNILKAIDAAKAKGMKTIALTGKDGGKMAGLADIEIRVPHFGYADRIQEVHIKIIHIIIQLVEKEME from the coding sequence ATGTACCAAGACTTGATTAGAAATGAGCTAACTGAAGCTGCTGAAGTACTGAATAAATTCTTAAGTGACGACCACAACATTGCTCAGATTGAAGCAGCTGCGAAGATGATCGCTGATTCTTTTAAGCAAGAGGGTAAAGTGCTGTCTTGTGGTAATGGTGGTTCGCACTGTGATGCCATGCACTTTGCTGAAGAGTTGACGGGTCGCTATCGTGAAAACCGTCCGGGTTACGCTGGTATTGCGATTTCTGATCCTAGCCACCTTTCTTGTGTGAGTAACGATTTCGGATACGACTTTGTCTTTTCTCGTTACGTAGAAGCAGTAGGTCGCCGTGGTGACGTGCTGTTTGGTCTATCAACGTCTGGTAACTCTGGTAATATTCTTAAGGCGATAGATGCGGCGAAAGCAAAAGGTATGAAAACCATTGCTTTAACGGGTAAAGATGGCGGTAAAATGGCGGGTCTGGCGGATATTGAAATTCGCGTACCACACTTTGGTTACGCTGACCGCATTCAAGAAGTCCATATTAAAATCATCCACATCATCATCCAGCTGGTTGAAAAAGAGATGGAATAG